Proteins from a genomic interval of Zingiber officinale cultivar Zhangliang chromosome 1B, Zo_v1.1, whole genome shotgun sequence:
- the LOC122047822 gene encoding pre-mRNA-splicing factor SYF1-like: MSVATQTAISSPFRRRAVIYERALKALPGSYKLWHAYLRERLEAVRGRPVNDLAFDSLNNTFERALVTMHKMPRIWLMYLASLSEQRLLTRARRTFDRALRSLPVTQHDRIWEPYLTLVSLPGVPVETSLRVFRRYLLFDLSHIEDFINFLIASKRWQEAAERLAGVLNDNSFRSIKGKTRHQLWLELCDLLTHHATEVSGLNVDAIIRSGIRRYTDEVGRLWTSLADYYVRRGLYEKARDIFEEGVQIVTTVRDFSVIFESYAQFEQSGLEAKMETAEEEKEDGEGEEDERKVDLSKLSKKFLHSFWLNDDNDTDLRMERFENLLSRRPELLNSVLLRQNPHNVEQWHRRVKIFENDPAKQVFTYTEAVRTIDPLKAVGKPHTLWVAFARLYESHNDLKNARDIFEKAVNVNYKAVNHLATVWCEYAEMELRHKEFRTAIELMRKATAEPSVEVKRRVAADGNEPVQMKLHKSLRLWSFYVDLEESLGMLESTRIVYERILDLQIATPQIILNYAFFLEENKYFEDAFKVYERGVKIFKYPHVKDIWVTYLSKFVKRYGKTKLERVRELFEHAIEQAPENEVKPIFLQYAKLEEEYGLAKRAMKVYDQAVKTVPDSEKLSMYEIYIARAASIFGVPKTREIYQQAIESGLHDNDAKKMCLKYAELEKNLGEIDRARAIYVFASQFADPRSDPDFWKKWKDFEIQHGNEDTFREMLRIGRSVSASYSQTHVILPEYLMQKDQKMNLEEAVDTLKRAGVPEDEMAALERQLAPATNNLPSKDGVRTVSFVSAGSESQSDGVRQVTANSEDIELPEESDSDDEKIEISQKDVPASVFGDLANKRALDADHKADAKDNTNSTHLGALERIKRQRQQ, from the exons ATGTCGGTGGCTACTCAAACGGCGATTTCTTCTCCCTTCCGGCGCCGGGCCGTCATTTACGAACGCGCGCTCAAGGCCTTACCTGGAAGCTACAAACTGTGGCATGCGTACCTCCGCGAGCGCCTCGAAGCCGTCCGCGGCCGCCCCGTCAACGACCTGGCCTTCGATTCTCTCAACAACACCTTTGAGCGCGCCCTCGTGACGATGCACAAGATGCCTCGCATCTGGCTCATGTATCTCGCCTCCCTCTCCGAGCAGCGACTCCTCACCCGCGCTCGTCGGACCTTCGATCGTGCCCTCCGCTCCCTCCCTGTCACCCAGCACGATCGCATCTGGGAGCCCTACCTCACTCTTGTCTCCCTCCCCGGTGTTCCCGTGGAGACCTCCCTACGCGTCTTCCGCCGGTACCTCTTGTTCGATCTTTCCCACATCGAAGATTTCATCAATTTTCTTATAGCCTCGAAGCGCTGGCAGGAAGCCGCAGAGCGGCTTGCTGGTGTACTTAATGACAACAGCTTCCGTTCCATCAAGGGTAAGACACGGCATCAGCTCTGGCTTGAGCTTTGCGATCTCCTCACTCACCATGCCACTGAGGTGTCTGGCCTTAATGTTGACGCCATAATACGCAGTGGCATCCGGCGGTACACGGATGAGGTTGGGCGACTATGGACGTCCCTTGCGGATTACTATGTCCGCAGGGGATTGTATGAGAAGGCGAGGGACATCTTTGAGGAGGGCGTTCAGATTGTGACAACAGTTAGGGATTTCAGTGTGATCTTTGAAAGTTACGCACAGTTTGAACAGAGTGGGCTTGAAGCAAAGATGGAGACagctgaggaggagaaggaggatgggGAAGGggaggaagatgaaaggaaggTTGATTTATCAAAGCTGAGCAAGAAGTTCCTCCATAGCTTTTGGTTAAATGATGACAATGATACAGATTTAAGGATGGAGAGGTTTGAGAATCTTCTCTCCCGTCGGCCAGAGCTCCTTAACAGTGTGCTCTTACGACAAAATCCACACAATGTGGAACAGTGGCACAG GCGAGTTAAAATTTTTGAGAATGATCCAGCAAAACAGGTTTTCACTTACACAGAGGCAGTGAGAACAATTGATCCGTTGAAGGCAGTGGGGAAGCCTCACACACTTTGGGTTGCCTTTGCCCGATTATATGAGAGCCACAATGATCTCAAGAATGCTAGGGATATTTTTGAGAAGGCTGTCAATGTCAATTACAAGGCAGTGAACCATCTAGCAACTGTCTGGTGTGAATATGCTGAAATGGAGCTGAGACACAAGGAGTTCAGAACAGCCATTGAGCTAATGCGGAAGGCCACTGCAGAGCCCTCAGTTGAAGTCAAGCGCAGAG TTGCTGCTGATGGTAATGAGCCTGTACAGATGAAGCTACACAAATCATTGAGGCTGTGGAGCTTTTATGTGGATTTGGAGGAGAGCCTTGGGATGTTGGAGTCGACTCGAATAGTTTATGAGCGTATACTTGATCTGCAAATAGCAACTCCACAAATTATCCTAAATTATGCATTCTTTCTTGAG GAGAACAAATACTTTGAAGATGCATTCAAGGTTTATGAGAGAGGTGTGAAGATATTTAAATACCCACATGTTAAAGATATATGGGTCACCTACCTCTCCAAGTTTGTTAAGAGATATGGAAAGACAAAGTTGGAGCGTGTAAGAGAGTTGTTTGAACATGCTATTGAGCAG GCACCTGAAAATGAGGTAAAGCCAATATTCCTTCAATATGCAAAACTGGAGGAAGAGTATGGTCTTGCGAAGCGTGCAATGAAGGTCTATGATCAAGCAGTGAAGACTGTCCCTGACAGTGAGAAATTGAGCATGTATGAGATTTATATAGCTAGAGCAGCTTCAATATTCGGTGTTCCAAAAACTAGGGAGATATACCag CAAGCCATTGAATCTGGTCTGCATGATAATGACGCCAAGAAAATGTGCTTGAAGTATGCTGAATTGGAAAAGAACCTTGGAGAAATAGATCGTGCACGGGCCATCTATGTTTTTGCATCACAGTTTGCAGATCCACGTTCTGATCCAGATTTCTGGAAAAAATGGAAAGATTTTGAGATTCAGCATGGTAATGAGGACACTTTCAGGGAAATGCTTCGTATAGGTCGTAGTGTTTCTGCGAGCTACAGCCAG ACACATGTCATCCTGCCTGAGTACTTGATGCAAAAAGATCAAAAAATGAACTTGGAGGAAGCTGTGGACACACTGAAGCGTGCAGGGGTCCCAGAGGATGAAATGGCTGCTCTAGAAAGGCAGTTGGCTCCTGCAACCAACAATTTACCTTCTAAGGATGGTGTCCGGACAGTGAGCTTTGTCAGTGCTGGATCTGAATCACAGTCAGATGGTGTTAGGCAAGTGACTGCAAACAGCGAAGATATTGAGTTGCCTGAGGAGAGTGATTCAGATGACGAGAAAATTGAAATTTCTCAGAAGGATGTTCCTGCTTCTGTGTTTGGAGATTTGGCAAACAAGCGTGCCTTGGATGCTGACCACAAAGCCGATGCGAAAGATAACACAAACAGTACCCATCTTGGAGCACTTGAGCGAATCAAGAGGCAACGGCAACAATGA